In Betaproteobacteria bacterium, one DNA window encodes the following:
- a CDS encoding Hpt domain-containing protein, producing the protein MTAEEFRRHLEAMRADYREHLPEKISTLGRLWRDAMNGTLPATALNELCRELHTLAGSASTFGVAHVGELASAAESLLDPFCARGVTPDATSAAELTALLDALQRAVGRS; encoded by the coding sequence GTGACGGCGGAGGAATTCCGTCGCCACCTGGAGGCCATGCGTGCGGACTATCGAGAGCATCTGCCCGAGAAGATATCGACTCTCGGCCGCCTCTGGCGCGACGCCATGAACGGCACGCTGCCGGCGACGGCACTCAACGAGCTGTGCCGCGAGCTGCACACACTGGCGGGCTCGGCGAGCACGTTCGGGGTCGCGCATGTCGGCGAGCTGGCAAGCGCCGCCGAGTCGTTGCTCGATCCGTTCTGCGCACGCGGCGTCACGCCCGACGCGACGAGCGCCGCCGAGCTGACGGCGCTGCTCGACGCGCTGCAGCGCGCGGTCGGCAGGAGCTGA
- a CDS encoding response regulator, whose product MALKNPFIVFEHDVYALTSVGEQELRGGETFLSPADIELLVRTDGVATVGAIAGGMQSLPAPAVLQAYARLARAGLVDLASNLREESLDFTDFFSDKPRPAPSDEELARARPEAAAGVSSLQAEGFFVRIARHGTARQRDGGSPPTAIVVEDDPHLGKFIKTYLAFEGFNVRLAVNRDEIIQALRESPAPDLVLLDVVLPDIDGFDVLLKMRQHPALKTVPVVMVTSKATRDAVLTGLARGADGYLTKPVEPESLLKAIRAVMGSDAGSQTSA is encoded by the coding sequence ATGGCCCTCAAGAATCCGTTCATCGTCTTCGAGCACGACGTCTACGCCCTCACGAGCGTCGGCGAACAGGAACTGCGCGGGGGCGAGACCTTTCTTTCTCCCGCCGACATCGAACTCCTGGTCCGCACCGACGGCGTTGCAACGGTGGGAGCGATCGCGGGGGGCATGCAGTCGCTGCCGGCGCCCGCTGTCCTGCAGGCCTATGCGAGGCTGGCGCGCGCCGGTCTGGTCGATCTCGCGTCCAATCTGCGCGAGGAGTCGCTCGATTTCACCGACTTCTTCAGCGACAAGCCGCGCCCTGCACCCTCCGACGAGGAGCTTGCGCGTGCCCGCCCGGAAGCGGCCGCCGGCGTCTCGTCGCTGCAGGCGGAAGGCTTCTTCGTGCGCATTGCGCGCCACGGTACGGCCCGGCAGCGCGATGGCGGGTCGCCGCCGACGGCGATCGTGGTCGAGGACGACCCTCACCTCGGCAAGTTCATCAAGACGTACCTCGCCTTCGAGGGATTCAACGTGCGGCTTGCCGTCAATCGCGACGAGATCATCCAGGCGCTGCGCGAGTCGCCCGCGCCCGACCTCGTGCTGCTCGACGTGGTGCTGCCCGACATCGACGGCTTCGATGTGCTCCTCAAGATGCGCCAGCACCCCGCACTCAAGACGGTGCCCGTCGTCATGGTGACGAGCAAGGCGACACGCGATGCGGTGCTCACCGGCCTCGCGCGTGGTGCCGATGGCTACCTGACCAAGCCGGTCGAACCCGAATCGCTGCTCAAGGCCATCCGCGCCGTGATGGGCAGCGACGCCGGCTCGCAGACGAGCGCTTGA